Sequence from the Solidesulfovibrio sp. genome:
CCGCTGGCCCCGGGCGAACGCACGCCCCGCCTGGCCGTGCCGGAAGCCGCCGTGACCCGCCGCGACGGCCGGGAGGCCGTGTTCGTGATCGAGGGCGGCAAGGCCGTGCTCACGCCGGTGACCCTGGGCGAGGCCCTCGGCGACCTGCGCGAGGTGCGCACGGGCCTGGCCGCCGGCCAGAAAGTGATCCTGTCCCCGCCGGCCAAGCTCGCCTCCGGGGACGCCGTGACCCTGGCCGAGGGCTAGCCGGCACCCCTTGAAAAATACTTTGTATTTTTAGACAATTAGTCAAGCATATTGCCACATGAACGAGTCCACAGCAACTTCCGGGGCGCGACATGAACCGGACATGACCGCGCCAGGCCAAGCCGCCCCCCGGGCCGGGGAGACCGCCTTCGACAGGCTCCTGGAAACCGTGCGCCGAAGCGGCCTGCCCCACGTCGTCCACGCCCACCCGGCCACGCGCACCGTGGAGGAAGCGGCGCACAACCTCGATTTCGACACCGCGCGCATCGTCAAGACCATCGCCTTCGGCCGGCGGGGCGGCGGGCTGGCCCTGGCGGCCCTGCGGGGCACGCGCCGGGTGGCCTACCCGTGTCTGGCCGGGCTTTTGGGGGTCTCGCGCCGGGACCTGCGCGCCCTTTCCCCCGAAGAGGTCCTGGCCTGCCTCGGGGTCGCGCCGGGCAGCGTCTCGCCCGTGCCGCTGGTTGCCGGCATTCCCCTTTTCCTCGACACCGACGCCCTGGCCATCGCCCCCACGCTCTACTGCGGCCTGGGCCGGCCGGACCGCACCCTGGAAATCGCCCCGGACGACTTGGCGGCCCTTTGCGGCGCGACGGTCGGCGCCTTTTCCAAGGCCGCCCCGGAGGGGACGCCATGACCGCCGAGCCCGGGCCGCTGATCGCCATCAGCCATCTGTCCAAGTCCTACCGGCGCGGCGACCAGGTCATCGCGGTGCTCACCGACATCAGCTTCGACATCGCCGCCGGCGAGTTCCTGGCGCTGATCGGCCCGTCCGGCTCGGGCAAATCGACGCTTTTAAACTGCATCGCCGGCATCGATGCGGTGGATTCGGGCTCCATCGTCATCGGCGGCACGGACGTGACGACCCTAGGCGAAGGCGATCTGGCCCGCTGGCGCAGCCGCCACATCGGCTTCATCTTCCAGTTCTACAACCTCATCCCCGTGCTCACCGCCCTGGAAAACGTCGAGCTCCCCCTGCTTTTGACCGCCCTTTCCGGCCGGCAGCGCCACGACCACGCCCTGGCGGCCCTGGAGGCCGTGGGCCTGCCCGACCGGGCCGACCACAAGCCGGCCCAGCTCTCCGGCGGCCAGCAGCAACGCGTGGCCATCGCCCGGGCCATCGTCACCGACCCGGACATCATCGTGGCCGACGAGCCCACCGGCGACCTGGACCGCCACAGCGCCGCCGACATCATGGCCCTCATGGGGCGCCTCAACCGGGAGCTCGGCAAGACCATCGTCATGGTCACCCACGACCAGCGGGCCGCCGCCGCCGCCCACCTGGTACGCGAGCTCGACAAGGGCGAACTGCGTGTTGCTCCTTAGGCTGATCCTCAAAAACACCTTCCGCCACCGCCTGCGGGCGGTGCTGACCATGGCCGGGGTGGCCATTGCGCTGACGGCCTTCGGGCTCATGCGCACGGTCCTCGACGCCTGGAACGCCGGGGTTTCGGCCTCCTCGGCCAACCGGCTCGTCACCCGAAACGCCGTGTCCCTGACCCAGCCCCTGCCCTACGCCTACAAAGGCCGCATCCGCCAGGTCACCGGGGTGACCATCGTGGCCGCCGGCAACTGGTTCGGCGGCGTCTACATCGACGAGAAGAACTTTTTCGCCAATCTCGCCGTGGAAGCCGAGGATTTCTTCAAGCTCTACCCCGAGCTCGTGGTCGGCCCGGCCGAGCAGAAGGCCTTCACCATGGACCGCAAGGCCGCCATCATCGGCCGCAAGCTGGCCGAGCGCCTCCACTGGCGCCTGGGCGACACCGTCACCCTGCGCGGCACCATCTTCCCCGGCCAGTGGCCCCTGACCATCCGGGCCATCTACAAGGGGGCCCGGCCCGACACCGACGAGACCGTGCTCTACCTGCACTGGGCCTACATCGACGAGGTCATGAAAAAAACCAGCCCGCGCCGGGCCGGCCAGACCGGCTTTTTCATGATCGGCATCGACGACGCCACCCGGGCCGCGGAAATTTCCAAGGCCATCGACGGGCAGTTCGTCAATTCCCAGGCCGAGACCCTGACCGAAACCGAAAAGGCCTTCCAGATGGGTTTCGTGTCCATGAGCGAGGCCATCCTGGCCGCCATCACCGCCGTGTCCTACGTGGTCATCGGCATCATCCTGGCCGTGGCCGCCAACACCATGGCCATGTCGGCCCGGGAGCGGCTGGGGGAATTCGCGGTCATGAAAACCCTGGGTTTCGCCGGGCCGTCCCTGGGGCTCATGCTCCTGGCCGAGTCGCTTCTGCTGTCCCTTGCCGGCGCCGCCCTGGCCATGGCCGCCCTGCCGGTCATCGCCCACGCCTTCGCCACCCACCTGGCCCAGTATTTCCCCATTTTCCTCGTCTCGCGCCAGACCATGCTCCTCATCCCCGCCTTCGGGGCGCTGGTCGGCCTTTTGGCCGCCGTGGCCCCGGCCGCCCGGGTGGCCTCGGTGCGCATCGCCGAGGCCTTCCGGAGGATCGGCTGATGGCCGTGCCCCTGGCCTACTCCTGGCGCAACCTCATGACGCGGCGCGTGACCACGGCGCTTACCGCCGGCGGCATGGCGCTCGTGGTCTTCGTGTTCACGGCCACGCTCA
This genomic interval carries:
- a CDS encoding ABC transporter permease, encoding MLLLRLILKNTFRHRLRAVLTMAGVAIALTAFGLMRTVLDAWNAGVSASSANRLVTRNAVSLTQPLPYAYKGRIRQVTGVTIVAAGNWFGGVYIDEKNFFANLAVEAEDFFKLYPELVVGPAEQKAFTMDRKAAIIGRKLAERLHWRLGDTVTLRGTIFPGQWPLTIRAIYKGARPDTDETVLYLHWAYIDEVMKKTSPRRAGQTGFFMIGIDDATRAAEISKAIDGQFVNSQAETLTETEKAFQMGFVSMSEAILAAITAVSYVVIGIILAVAANTMAMSARERLGEFAVMKTLGFAGPSLGLMLLAESLLLSLAGAALAMAALPVIAHAFATHLAQYFPIFLVSRQTMLLIPAFGALVGLLAAVAPAARVASVRIAEAFRRIG
- a CDS encoding YbaK/EbsC family protein; translation: MTAPGQAAPRAGETAFDRLLETVRRSGLPHVVHAHPATRTVEEAAHNLDFDTARIVKTIAFGRRGGGLALAALRGTRRVAYPCLAGLLGVSRRDLRALSPEEVLACLGVAPGSVSPVPLVAGIPLFLDTDALAIAPTLYCGLGRPDRTLEIAPDDLAALCGATVGAFSKAAPEGTP
- a CDS encoding ABC transporter ATP-binding protein, which translates into the protein MTAEPGPLIAISHLSKSYRRGDQVIAVLTDISFDIAAGEFLALIGPSGSGKSTLLNCIAGIDAVDSGSIVIGGTDVTTLGEGDLARWRSRHIGFIFQFYNLIPVLTALENVELPLLLTALSGRQRHDHALAALEAVGLPDRADHKPAQLSGGQQQRVAIARAIVTDPDIIVADEPTGDLDRHSAADIMALMGRLNRELGKTIVMVTHDQRAAAAAHLVRELDKGELRVAP